atttttatataagaaAAGGATAAGCATGGATTTTCGTAAATAGAGAATTAATAATGAATGTCATTTTGAATAAATGTCGCTCACGTCGATGACAAGCATTTGTGATGGAGTTTGTTTAGATAACATTTTCTAAGCAATTTCTTCATGCAGTTAAAGCCCAACCCAAAAAATCTAAGGCCTTGTTGAAATGAAACTTGTGTTAAAAGCTTGTCTCGGCTCAACGGAAAACTCGCTTCCCCTTTTCCGTCTCTACAAATCTCTCCGTCAAacatcaaatatttttctagagTACAACACAAAAACTTAAAGACTTCTAAGTAGAAAAAGATTACATATAGACAAGCAATGTGAGACACTTTAACAATACCTCTGGTGTGTAAGCCAGATCATGATGACACGTAGAATTCAATGAATACAGGATCATGTACGCGAAATGAATCGAGGCAAAACTTGACTCTAATGACATGTTAAGAACATAAGCCTATATATAAAGAATAATAGACGAGCATTTTTTTTATGGCGAGGAAGCCCACTTTAAGTATGTAGATATCTAAAAATTACCTCATTAAGCTCATGACATGGACTTTTCATGCatcttggaaaaagaaagttctctttctttccataGGAACTTAATTTATTCTTTGGAACTAAATGaatgttttagaaaattgttttcTTAAAAGTGATTGTTTGTgtcgcttataaaaatgaatagacgaaaaatatttttatcatcctcCATGGGACATATATTGTccttaataatgaaaatattttatattaattaattattttaagcgataGAAGTGATTTTTAAGtcgttcaattttttttgcagAATAAACAGGCCTTAGAGAGATTTAGATGTGATGTATACTGCATCTTCTAAAATAGGAAGGTATCGGCCCAAAAGCCCGTTGAAGAGATCTTACTTCTCCACGTGTCGCCTTGCTGTAGCAATTCTttattatttgttctttttttaaaccAGAACATGACGATAAAGACCAATCGAAGTGATTTTTGAGGATTGGAAATTTCAAAGACCGGATCAACGTGATCTCATCACTTGATTTGCGACAAATCGTGATTTTCCCAACCCATCAAAATCAGAAGGTCATAATTAAAAGTCGCAATATTAATGATCCAACTGTCTGATTTTTTTATGGGATGTCTCCGAAGAGACCAACTGTCTGATTTAGCCAAATTAAATGTTGATGaaaatttcacacaaaacaCAACCCAATTATAtctgtgataaaaaaaaaaaattgatgttgacttttagttataattttatcaaaactCCAACAAAAAATAAGGTAACCACAGCACAAACACCTTTAATAGAAATAGTAACTGTATGATACAATGCCTCTACAGGAACACAATATCGATTCACTTCAAAGTGCTTTTCAATTATGGACTAAAATccataaattcaagagaaatatgGTATggtggagaagaaaaagaaaattgcaaatatagatttgttattatttattatttttcaatcttCCTTTAATCTATTTAAAGATACATCAAAGTTTATAGGTgcatcaattttgaaaagtggTAACTCTTCCAAAATAACTTCAAATGTTGcatctctttaaaaaaaaaactcttcgaTGTGACATAccttttagaacaatttttttttttatgcgtTATACTTTATGGGACAAATCCGCTTCATGCACCATTTCATGCAATAATGACATCATTTAACTTTCACAAACCAATTGAGTCCTTCGTCTAAGTTTGACCGAcccattattatttatttttttcttctccaccAAAATAAAACGTATATGAACACAtacaacaaaaaatataaaaatcaatctTAATAACATTATTGTTAAGCACATAggaaaatttttccaaaaattataaaccagTTGTATGgtggccaatttagttataactttttaattgtgccattaTAGTCCTAAACCTGAAAACAACTtgcaaatttatcctaaaccttttaacaatttgctaatttagtaatttcaatcaattttgactagaaattgctaacgtggtaGTCTCATCATCGATAGTTATCCTACATGGACCACCACGGTCGGTACTGACTtacataatttttaatttttttttctttcttgttctttttcctttcgttGGCCTATGCCTGGGCTAACAAGGGCCACCCTTGTTAGATCCATGGAAGGATGCCTATCCTTGGGCTGGCAAGGGCCACTCTTATCAtattgggtgagggttgcctcaCTTGGCCTAGTGAGGACAATTGCCCTCACGAACCCAAGCTCGAGCGTCCTTTGCACGAGGCTAACAAGGACGGTCCCTCCCTGAGGTtagtgaagggaaaaaggaaaaaggaaaaaaagaaaaaaattaaaaaattggaaaaattgttcacgttagtgattttcaatcaaagttggctgaaatgactaaattggtctatTGTTAAAAGGTTTACTAATGAattggtaaatttcaaaaattttaggaataaattgacataattgaaagattgaTGACTAAATTTTACAAGCTCTTAAAAGGTTCAATACTAGATTAGTACAATTGAAAAgtctaaaattaaattggccgttgtataatagatttaggactttctAAACAATTTTCAGTAGGAacattatatattattatatatgtatacgACAATAACAAGATCATTAATATAGTAACTTAGTGTAGAAAATTGGGGCAAGGAAGGTGTCCCTACATATGCTAACCTATCAatagaattaccaaaaaagtcctaaacctattacaattgtgtcaattcagtcttaaactttttttgggccaatttagtcctaaatcttttacaattgtgtcaattcagtccatccggccaaaattggccggccggtgcTGACGTGGACATCGGCCAGGGACAGCTGGTCGGCGAACACCgatatggcaattttttaaatatttttaatattctttttcgaatttttatttttttttttgaatttttcaatttctttttcttttttttttccccttcttctccttcctttggttGGCCGGCGCCGGCCAAAGGCGAGGGCCggtgaggtcagcctcgccggccactggcgaggcttgcccccgCCGACCACCGGTGAAGGCAAGCCTTGCCTAGTGACGACGAGGCtaagcctcgccaaatttggtgaCAGCCGCCTcaccggccactggcgaggtcgggctacctcgccggccactagtgaggctcgcCCCCGCCAGCCAttggcgaaggcgagcctcacccagcaACAGCAAGGCCGCCGTTGCCTCGAACTACATTGACCATAACCAAGGCAAGCGCGACTCAAAAATCGAGATGAAGGCTCCTATCATCGTCCTCTCCAATGTACCCAAGGAGAACATCaacctcgccaatggccggtGAGGTGGCcatcgccggatctggcgaggctcgacctcgccatggctaggcgagggcaagcctcgctagatctagcgactACGGCCTCGCCatcgccgggcgaggcttgccttcgctagtggccggcgGGGGCGAGCCTTGCTAGTAGCCGGTGAGGTGGCTTGACCTCATCAACCCTCGCATCTAGCCGACGCTAGCCaaccagaggaaggagaagaaggggaaataaaaaaaaaaaaatcaaaaattttaaaaaattaaaaaaaattaaaaaattaaaaaaattaaaaaattcgaaaaaatattaaaaaaattgccacatcagcgttCGCCGGCCAACTATCCCCGGCCAACGTCCACGTCAACACTgctcggccaattttggttagatggattgaattggcacaaccgtgaaaggtttatgactaaatttgccaaaaaaaaaagtttagaactaaatttgtataattacaataggtttatgacttttttggtaattctctcgTAACCTATCCATTGTTCTCATCTATTTAGTTGTTAGATTTGCACCACGTATCCACTAAACACCTAATCCaaaatctctctccctccctccctccctccccaccACTACCTAGGATTGTCGCTTCCATCTCCATCGGACACTAGTACAACCTCCTACATCGATGTATTTTAAGGCGGTCGACCACCAAAGGCCAACATTGACCTAAGGTCACGAGGACTTGGCAACATCCTCCATCACTGCAACACCCTTCGTCACTAAGCATGTTGGCAAAgcaaggagggagggagggagggagggagaaagagagagtaggGTTATTTTAGTGTGGTGTTAAATTATTATCACGTGACATGAATTTGATTATTCTTTAAGTTATGACCATAGATGGCCAATGCACTTAGTAGGACCTGGACATAGATCCTCTATTTCCACACAATTTTCTAATGAGTGCCTCAATAATTATCAACCGCCGATTTATGTGATGGGATTGTTATCGACGGTTAGGTACGGAAATTTTTAATACATACTCCTTGCCCTATAAAGTAATATGAGGTAAACTTTAAGTAGTTAATTAAATTGGTGATATTTAAACTTAACAATAATTCCTCACTCCCACTGTACAATATATCAATCTTAAGCATTTAGTATCATTGTCCTCGGACAGATATGTCTTTTGTGAATTTTGTAATGGCAAACCCTAATCGGTCGTCGTCAGCATTAGCAACATCGATCCCAGAGGACACCAGATGCCAACCTTACTCTGATTCCACTGTCGCCTAAACCATGGTGAATCCCTACTTTACTATGCAGTTGGACTTGGGAGACTAGGAGAAAATGCAAATCCTATTCGCTTCCAGCGAGACTAGTACGACTCCCTTTTGCGTCGAGAACCTTTCACAACTCACTTTCTTGTGCATCGTGTCCGCCTCTGTTCATGTACGTTGCTAAGTCGCAATTTCGGGCTTTTAATATGAATCCGCAATCGAACTCCGAATCATTCATTGAGCCATGTTAACGTGCGGAGGGAAATGTCAATAAAGTGCGTCAAAAAAGGGGCTCGAACTAAAGACGAAGCCATCTTCGCTTTTTTAAAATCTTTGCTCTCTTTTTGGTCTCTTTCGTTGGAGCCCCGTTCAAAAATTGGATTTCTCTCGGTGCGGTGCGGCTGGAAGCAATTCACGTACAGTCCTAAAGCACCCTTTTTAGGCACCCGGTAGCCCGAAGCCGGCTCCTTTTTCCCTTGAAACCATCCCCGCGTTGTGTTCATAGTGAAGAGAGATCATATTTATATAATGTTGATCTGCTGTAAACaatatttaacaaataaaaaagctaaaaaccTGCAAGAAAACACCCACCAGGCCTACGACCGGGCTTCGAAAGGTTTTCTTATGGATGAGCTTAGTCTACATGATTTATAAGCAgtgcaataatttcttttgttttgtttatagTTTGCCCACAATCATGGATATAATAACCAATCGAAGTGCAAAAAGAGTTGTGTTTGGTGAGGTTCATAATTATGTGCTTTTTAGTGTATCGCATTGTGGGTTCATCCAACTGATATGGATGTAAAAAGAATCTTTTTATCTATATttctatgtacaattgttcAGCACAGTGTTTGTGTCATCTTGCTTCCCATCTatgtttctcaatttcagaCAATCTCCCAATCTCCCCTCCATGTGCCTCTCCTAGTGACGTTCAAAATACTTCACTTGACCCTTATTCTTTCTATAAAATGACCAAGAGATGCTTCTACCCCGGATCACCAATTCTTGTGATTCATTTTATGTCAAATTATCATCTCGTAACTTTCTCTGCGATTCCTTAAAAAACGAAGTGGACTTTACCTCTTCGAAAGTAATTGTAATATATCTCCATAACAATGAATCAATAAAGTGCTCTCATGACTCCGGTAGAGATGCTAACAATATCATGTCTTGTTTTGAAGTAAGTGTAGTATGCCTCCATGACAATAAATCAATAAAGTGCTTTCATGACTCCCGTAGAGATGCTAACAACATCATGTCTTGTTTTTCCATCAGCTAGGGCCTCATCGACGTTATTCAAATCCATCAAATTTGTTAAACTCATCAAAGTGGGTTTTGATAGATGTACCCTTAGCAAATTGAAGTTGAGACATTCCCTTCAGCATGCAAAAAGGATTATTTAAACCATTCATCGTGTAAAGGGCCTGAAGTTTTGCTGATCATCTAGTAAAAGCTTTACATGTCCAACGATTGTTCTCATCACTCTGCGTGCATTATCTATGATCTAGTTTCCATGAGGAGTACCTTCAGATCGTTCTGCTTAATAATCAGGGTATAGAGAGAAACAAAGGGTATAGAGAGAAACAAATCGCTTATCTTGCAAACAGATAAAGAGAGAGACAAGTAAGATTAAGAaacacgagaaaaaaaaaaaaaaaaaaaaaaaaaaaaactcttgatTTTCAATCTCAGCTAGCGGAACAAAAAGATAACAGCAATAATCTTCTGTACAAATCGCGAAAGCATTAACACCCATACCCGCATTCATTGAGCAGTCTACTCCCTATAGGGGGGGATAACAAAATACTAATAGCTGGCAAATGTGGAAGGAGGCATGAGATTCAACCTCAACTCATCATTTTCCAACACCAAACGAGCCTTGTTATTGTTAGTCTCCGCGATTTTCGACGGAGCGTACTTATCAGGATGCAACCGCTTCTTTGACCGGAGAGGCACTCCGAATAGCTTCATCTTGCTGCTACTACAATTAGTCGCATCTTCCTCATCGAGAATAGTGACGGAGCTCTGTGAAGTGTTGGTGGGAGAGTCCGCAAGATTATTACCAACTTGAGCAACGTGCTTTTTATGGCCGTTCGTAGCAGGAAAGTTCCCGAAAGCCTGGTTCGAAATGATGGAATTACTCGGAGTAACAGGCTTCACGTGATTCTGCACGAAGTAGATGATGTCGTTATACAGCTTCCTCATATGAGCAAGCTCAGACGTGAGCATCTCGTTGCTTCTTCTCAGCCTCTCGTTGTCCTTGGCGAGAGCTGCAACAACCGATGACGGCGACGATGATGATGGGCCGTTATTGTAGCTAACAAAGTTGTCGACCACTGAAACATTAGGAGTATTGATCAGTGGGGACGACTCACACCAGGTCAACTCGTCCGACTCGGGCGGAGCGATACAGTTGACTCGGCCACCAACGAAGGGAAAATAGCTGCCACATCCGCCGATTGGGGACGGTGGATATTGGTGGTTGATGGGCACTTGTTGGGGCTGCGGAGATTTTCTCCGATGGATCTCGCAGAGCAGGTGCTTTTCTCCTTTCCTGAAGAACTCGTTGGCAAACTCCCATCTGTCTGGTACAATCTTTCTGAAACCCTGAACCATCACATAGAACAACAAAAGCCTCTCAGAAAAAATCTAAGGCTCCTACCACTAGTTTACCAAGTTTTTAGATGATACAGGAGCAAAAATGTTCTTTTactcattttctctttcattgCTTCTCATTAGAAATGAATTCTATGATTCATTCATGAAATCTGCCAATGAATGCGCACAATCAACTAGTGTAAATTTTCTGCTGTCAGCGCGGTGCAAAAAAGCACGAGGAGGTGGGTTTTCATTCAAAAATCAAGATTTGAGTTTCTTAGCAGTTGTGTAAAAATCtagccaaagaaagaaacaagaaaatctGCATACATAGGTATTGAGCTGCCGAACGAAGCTGGAGAAGTTGTTGTGCTTGAAGTAGTTGGGGAGGAGATCGCGAGCGAACTCCGGGGGCCGCCACACTACAAAGGTGGTCTCGTCGTCGCCCCATGAGACGATGTAGTCCGTCGTCGGGTCGTCCACCAGCTGGTAGGTCTTGGTCAGGAACGGTGCAGGTATCGACTTCTGGGATTCCAGGGATAGCAGGATGCCCTCGCACGAGTTCTCCAGCAGAAGAGCCATAGTTcttgcacgagagagagagagagagagagacagagacagagacagagaccgAGTGAAAGATGGTCTTTTGGTGGTTGAGACTGAGATATGAGAGAATGCGAAGTATGCCAAAGCTTTTGCAAAGGGGCTGATAATGGAGGACAGCGATAGCTAGTGAACTGGGCTGGGACAGCGTTAGCAAAACATACTAGTACTCCGAACAGTCTCCTCTAGCTTTAAAAGGCAAAGACACGCACTGCACACCGAGATCGATCCATATGCAATTATTCCATGGGAGACCGCAATCGAGAATCTAAATAAAAACCCGACTAAAATAAAGCGGTGTtagggtttctttcttttttcctccggTTCATGATTTACAAGATTATACCTCGGGCTCTGTTTACTGTCTGAATATAAACACTGCGAGGCAGTTATTTAAATACTTGTGTTTGCCTAATTCGTCTCATCATCAATCGTATTATCTCCAATGCTGCACGATGAACTAGATTCAAACGCTAATAATATAATCCTTGAAAAAGGAAGTATCCCTCTAACATAATAATTCAGTAGTAAAGTACATGGGGTTTTGCGTCCTCGATAAATGGAAGTGGGAGAGAATATGTGTCCGAAAAAGAGCAGGTGTTCAGTGGAACAGGATCGTGCGAGGCCGGTTTTATATCTACCGTTAGATCAGGCGGGCTCTACATGGAGCCCGCCTCATCTAACGGTATTTCTGAGTTAGGGCTCACGTTCGTTGGACGTTGTTGAGGATTTTTCGTTTCCTGAGTGTCTAGAATAGTGAAATGAAAAAGGGGCTTTCGAGACAAACCCGTGAGTCGCACTCCGCTTTCTGACATTGATTCCGCTCGGCTTTGAAATCTACACTCACTTAGGAAAATGGAGGCAGCCTATCATGCAAAATTGTCCTtttctgcctctctctctctctctctctctcacacacacacacacacaaaatatTCATCCTTAAGTACTAGAAGATGCTAGCAATGTGTACTACACTCCagtgcattttatttttcgcTTGACTAAACATGCGAATTCGAAAGGAACTTGGTGCCGGAAACATTGCTGTTGTGATTGACCACAGTAATAACTCGTTCAGTTTATGAGACGACTGAAGTCAAGTTGAAGATGAAAAATGTCTGGTCAAATGCTCGAGATATCATCTCCACTAAAATTACTCATTAAATTTCTCATTATTCCACTTTGAGTGGCATTAGAGATATAATCTGTATGCAAATTACTGTGCAAAAATCAATGCAATCAAAGATATTCCATTTTCTATAATCACAAGTTACATaccatttcttgaaaaaaacaaatgttaCGATAGAAGTTGAATTTTTGTATACCAATTTTGTATACAAATTTAACATCTCTAATATTATTCCATCATCTTTTatcatttgggaaaaaaaaaactatgcttCAAATATGACTACGGACTGCAAGTCAAGAGTTTGAATGTTATCGGTCTCTCTCAACTTTCTCGTGCATGTAATTCCAATTATTCTGTATATTTTTCCCTTGCTGGCTATCTGTTTACTGGGCTTATGCCTACATCTTGTGCGACTTATGGTAAATTCAGTTTATACGCGAGCGAGAGTATAAAGTTATATATAGCAATATGTGTGCCAAATCTAGTTtcgagagatcgagagagagagagagagagagagaggaggggtaGTTCTGCGAAATGGAGTGGAGT
The window above is part of the Eucalyptus grandis isolate ANBG69807.140 chromosome 6, ASM1654582v1, whole genome shotgun sequence genome. Proteins encoded here:
- the LOC104447887 gene encoding heat stress transcription factor B-4; this translates as MALLLENSCEGILLSLESQKSIPAPFLTKTYQLVDDPTTDYIVSWGDDETTFVVWRPPEFARDLLPNYFKHNNFSSFVRQLNTYGFRKIVPDRWEFANEFFRKGEKHLLCEIHRRKSPQPQQVPINHQYPPSPIGGCGSYFPFVGGRVNCIAPPESDELTWCESSPLINTPNVSVVDNFVSYNNGPSSSSPSSVVAALAKDNERLRRSNEMLTSELAHMRKLYNDIIYFVQNHVKPVTPSNSIISNQAFGNFPATNGHKKHVAQVGNNLADSPTNTSQSSVTILDEEDATNCSSSKMKLFGVPLRSKKRLHPDKYAPSKIAETNNNKARLVLENDELRLNLMPPSTFASY